AGCATATCCGCCGTAAAGTGGGCAAGGCCGGGGCTAAACGTTAACGGGGGGAGGAGTGAAGTGGCATGATTAGTAAACCTGACCGCAATGCATTGCGCAAAAAGCGTCAGCTTCGCGTGCGTAACAGGGTGGGTGGTACCGAGCAGCGCCCCAGGCTGAATGTGTACCGCAGTCTCAATAATATATACGCCCAGATAATCAATGATGATCGCGGCGAAACTCTGGTGACCGCGTCATCCCTTTCGCCCGAAATTAAAGGTACCGTATCCGGTGGTAACCGGGAAGCGGCCGTGGCAGTGGGCAAGCTGATTGCCGGCAGGGCCCTGGAGAAGGGTGTCAAACAAGTGGTGTTTGACCGGGCCGGTTATGTTTACCACGGGCGGGTCAAGGCTCTGGCCGATGGAGCCAGAGAGGGCGGCCTTGAGTTTTAAGATGTATCGGTTAAAAAGGAGGGGAAACGGTG
This genomic interval from Desulfoscipio sp. XC116 contains the following:
- the rplR gene encoding 50S ribosomal protein L18, which gives rise to MISKPDRNALRKKRQLRVRNRVGGTEQRPRLNVYRSLNNIYAQIINDDRGETLVTASSLSPEIKGTVSGGNREAAVAVGKLIAGRALEKGVKQVVFDRAGYVYHGRVKALADGAREGGLEF